A genomic segment from Thermostichus lividus PCC 6715 encodes:
- a CDS encoding coiled-coil domain-containing protein → MPSPENPSNPPDDLLETIITDLGELARTASQPEEVDLSSLAAELESLTSSAEQRAIAQNADLQEQISQLTTELTTLQTERDHLNRELSDLRANYQRATAEVQRLQEQLASQQATHASDLLKEQVARLTAEKTALEGMRQNLEQELAQAITQQEELQQQLLTLQDQATTLAELNAQLTSLQTEKAALEQQLQDALAAAPPDSLEETALLNEPHDIGLAQQLAQLTRQLTQVETERNTLNAELEQIKLEADALRHDNEALRAQVSTVVPTELTLAAQENRHLKRQLRRQGYALWLTGIAATVISALSVSLTLPQPVGRVVPPLAALAVPILTVLARGRSPEIAPTETPT, encoded by the coding sequence ATGCCAAGTCCCGAAAATCCTAGCAACCCACCCGATGATTTGTTAGAAACCATTATTACGGATTTGGGGGAACTGGCACGCACTGCGAGTCAACCTGAGGAGGTTGATTTAAGCTCCCTCGCTGCCGAATTAGAATCGCTGACCAGTTCAGCAGAGCAGCGGGCGATCGCCCAAAATGCTGACCTGCAAGAGCAAATTAGCCAACTGACCACTGAACTAACGACTCTCCAAACCGAGCGAGATCACCTCAACCGCGAACTCAGTGACCTACGAGCGAATTATCAAAGGGCTACCGCAGAGGTTCAGCGCCTGCAAGAGCAATTGGCCAGTCAGCAAGCTACACACGCAAGCGATCTATTAAAAGAACAAGTTGCGCGGTTAACGGCTGAAAAAACTGCTCTTGAGGGAATGCGCCAAAACTTGGAACAGGAGCTTGCCCAAGCCATCACGCAGCAAGAAGAGCTACAGCAGCAACTGCTAACGCTGCAAGACCAAGCGACGACTCTAGCAGAACTCAACGCCCAACTCACCTCACTGCAAACCGAAAAGGCTGCACTAGAGCAGCAACTACAGGACGCCTTAGCCGCCGCCCCCCCAGACTCCCTAGAAGAAACGGCGCTCCTCAACGAACCCCACGATATTGGTCTGGCGCAGCAATTAGCACAGTTGACGCGGCAACTGACCCAAGTGGAAACAGAGCGCAATACCCTCAACGCAGAACTAGAGCAGATAAAGCTAGAGGCCGATGCACTGCGCCACGACAATGAGGCCTTGCGCGCTCAAGTCTCAACAGTTGTACCCACAGAATTAACCCTTGCCGCTCAGGAAAACCGCCATCTAAAACGGCAGTTGCGCCGACAGGGGTATGCACTTTGGCTAACGGGGATTGCAGCAACAGTTATTTCCGCCCTGAGTGTGAGCTTAACCTTACCGCAGCCGGTGGGGCGGGTTGTTCCTCCCTTAGCTGCCTTGGCTGTCCCGATTCTCACAGTGTTAGCGCGGGGACGCTCACCTGAGATAGCCCCGACGGAAACCCCCACCTAG
- the cpdA gene encoding 3',5'-cyclic-AMP phosphodiesterase, whose translation MSQSAYLIQLSDLHLFSNSSGTLLGLRTADSLAAILDTLQHQFPPPDALLLTGDLAQEPCTQTYTNLANALKTFPCPVYWLPGNHDDPAAMIPALAQPPLRGDRLMSLGAWQGILLNSQVEGQVHGALSETTLHWLDDQLSNCSDRPTFIALHHPPFRTGAPWLDSSRLQNPEALFGILDRHPQVKLVLFGHIHQSFMAERQGVTYLGCPSTCIQFLPRAAKFTLEPIGPGFRQLWLEADGTVRTQIQRVTIPLTLDFTSEGY comes from the coding sequence ATGAGTCAATCAGCATACCTGATTCAATTATCAGACTTGCACTTATTTTCAAACAGCAGTGGCACACTGCTAGGGTTACGCACCGCGGATTCCTTGGCCGCTATTTTAGACACGCTCCAACACCAGTTCCCCCCACCGGATGCATTGTTATTAACCGGCGACTTGGCGCAAGAGCCGTGCACCCAAACCTACACAAACCTTGCCAACGCCTTGAAGACCTTCCCCTGCCCGGTCTATTGGCTTCCCGGGAACCATGATGATCCCGCCGCCATGATCCCTGCCCTTGCGCAACCGCCCCTCAGGGGCGATCGCCTCATGTCCCTTGGGGCGTGGCAAGGCATTCTGCTGAATTCTCAAGTTGAGGGTCAGGTTCACGGTGCCTTAAGTGAGACGACGCTACACTGGCTGGACGACCAGTTAAGCAACTGCAGCGATCGCCCCACCTTCATTGCCCTGCACCACCCTCCCTTTCGCACGGGTGCACCATGGCTAGACAGTAGCCGCCTGCAAAACCCAGAGGCACTCTTTGGCATCCTAGACCGTCATCCTCAGGTCAAGCTAGTGCTGTTTGGTCATATTCACCAGTCCTTTATGGCCGAGCGCCAAGGAGTGACCTACCTCGGGTGCCCCTCCACCTGTATTCAGTTTTTACCCCGTGCGGCTAAATTTACTCTTGAACCCATCGGGCCTGGGTTTCGTCAACTTTGGCTAGAGGCCGATGGCACCGTTAGAACCCAAATCCAGCGCGTGACCATTCCACTCACCTTGGATTTTACTTCTGAGGGCTACTAA
- a CDS encoding B12-binding domain-containing radical SAM protein — translation MTTGRIPYTPRNHRRILCVFPRYSRSFGTFHHAYPLMGTVRAFMPPQGILLVAAYLPESWEVRLIDENVAPAKEADYAWADVVITSGMHIQRAQINEINEIAHRHGKLTALGGPSVSSCPEYYPDVDILHLGELGDATDKMIAYFDEYGSQRPPQQLIFETTARLPLSEFPIPAYQHVRMANYFLGSVQFSSGCPFRCEFCDIPELYGRNPRLKTPQQILKELDTMLASGNPGAVYFVDDNFIGNRRAVTELLPHLIDWQKANGYPLQFACEATLNIAQSPKLLEMMREAYFCTVFCGIETPEPEALHAIHKDQNLSMPILQAVQTLNSYGMEVVSGIIIGFDTDTPETGDRILDFIRASHIPTLTINLLHALPRTPLWRRLEAEGRLNHDENRESNVEFLMPYEEVVEMWRRTITTAYEPKFLYERFAYQMEHTYPNRIAVPNSRARLSRENILRGLRIMKNILWQVGLRSSYRDTFWQLAWPALKKAQIEQLIHVGVVGHHLINFAQECARGDEAASFYSQRLRKTATAAAPLQTAGLSVKLR, via the coding sequence ATGACCACTGGTCGCATCCCCTATACTCCTCGCAACCATCGCCGTATTCTCTGTGTATTCCCTCGCTACAGCCGTTCCTTTGGCACCTTTCACCACGCCTACCCGCTCATGGGCACCGTCCGTGCCTTTATGCCGCCCCAAGGGATTCTGCTGGTGGCTGCCTACTTGCCAGAGTCGTGGGAAGTGCGCCTCATTGATGAGAATGTGGCTCCGGCCAAAGAGGCTGATTACGCTTGGGCAGACGTTGTCATCACTAGCGGGATGCACATTCAACGCGCCCAAATTAACGAAATTAATGAAATTGCCCACCGCCACGGTAAACTCACGGCACTCGGAGGACCATCGGTGTCTAGCTGTCCTGAGTACTACCCCGATGTTGATATTTTGCATTTGGGGGAGTTAGGCGATGCCACCGACAAAATGATTGCCTACTTTGACGAGTATGGCTCTCAGCGACCACCGCAGCAACTGATCTTTGAAACCACTGCTCGCCTCCCCCTCAGTGAGTTTCCCATACCTGCTTATCAGCATGTGCGGATGGCAAACTATTTTCTTGGCAGTGTGCAGTTTTCCAGTGGCTGCCCCTTTCGTTGTGAGTTCTGCGACATTCCCGAACTCTATGGCCGTAATCCGCGCCTCAAAACGCCCCAGCAAATTCTCAAAGAATTGGATACCATGCTGGCGTCGGGGAATCCGGGAGCCGTTTATTTCGTAGATGATAACTTCATTGGCAATCGCCGCGCGGTAACTGAGTTATTACCCCACCTCATTGACTGGCAAAAAGCCAATGGCTATCCGTTGCAATTTGCCTGTGAAGCCACCCTCAATATTGCCCAAAGTCCCAAACTACTGGAGATGATGCGGGAGGCGTACTTCTGCACAGTGTTCTGTGGCATTGAAACGCCGGAGCCAGAGGCGCTGCACGCCATCCACAAAGACCAAAACCTGAGTATGCCGATTTTACAGGCGGTGCAAACCCTGAATAGCTATGGCATGGAAGTCGTCTCAGGGATCATTATTGGGTTTGATACCGATACCCCTGAAACGGGCGATCGCATCCTTGACTTCATTCGTGCCTCCCACATTCCCACCCTCACCATTAACCTGCTCCACGCCCTACCGCGAACCCCCCTGTGGCGCCGACTGGAAGCTGAAGGCCGCCTCAACCATGACGAAAATCGCGAATCTAATGTCGAATTCCTGATGCCCTACGAAGAAGTAGTAGAGATGTGGCGGCGCACCATTACCACCGCCTACGAACCAAAATTTCTCTACGAACGGTTTGCCTATCAGATGGAGCACACCTATCCCAACCGCATTGCCGTCCCCAATAGCCGAGCACGGCTAAGTCGCGAAAATATTCTCCGGGGTCTGCGGATTATGAAAAATATCCTCTGGCAGGTGGGTCTTCGCAGTAGTTATCGAGACACCTTTTGGCAACTGGCTTGGCCTGCCCTGAAGAAGGCGCAAATTGAACAACTCATCCACGTTGGTGTGGTAGGACATCACTTGATTAATTTCGCCCAAGAATGCGCCCGAGGTGATGAGGCAGCGTCGTTCTATTCCCAGCGGCTACGCAAAACAGCAACAGCAGCCGCCCCCCTACAAACGGCTGGACTATCGGTAAAACTCCGCTAA
- a CDS encoding ArsR/SmtB family transcription factor, with the protein MIESPSSELLMHVADYFKVLAEPSRLQVLCALKQGRRNVSEIIQHTGLGQANVSKHLKTLAQAGLVRRHPQGVTVYYEIADPTIFPLCDLVCQRLRQRLEEQSQAVSQWANNFS; encoded by the coding sequence ATGATTGAATCTCCCTCTTCTGAGTTATTGATGCACGTGGCAGACTACTTCAAGGTGCTGGCGGAGCCAAGTCGCCTGCAAGTGTTGTGCGCCCTAAAACAGGGACGACGCAATGTCTCAGAAATTATTCAGCATACTGGCTTAGGCCAAGCCAATGTGTCTAAGCATTTGAAAACCTTGGCTCAAGCAGGCTTGGTGCGTCGCCACCCCCAAGGGGTTACTGTCTATTACGAAATTGCAGATCCAACTATTTTTCCCTTGTGTGATCTGGTCTGCCAACGCTTAAGGCAGCGACTTGAGGAGCAATCCCAAGCCGTCAGCCAGTGGGCGAATAACTTTTCCTAA
- a CDS encoding TrkA C-terminal domain-containing protein, with protein sequence MAALISVLLTITLSLLITRIAAEALTLTGLSREAAKFQAHSAITGSGFTTSESELVVAHPVRRRILMWLMLLGNAGLITVISSLVLTFINVAGPQEWLPRLGLLLLGIAVLWVLSTNRWVSRLLSHWVEWALRRWTHLDVRDYASLLRLAEDYGVIELQIDPDDWLADKPLQETDLYQEGMLVLGIQRSDGTYIGAPQGSTVIHPGDVVILYGRLDAFSELDSRKAGSAGDQAHQEAIAHYQEQIRLAERGVDQPRTVPSRGGQ encoded by the coding sequence TTGGCAGCGCTAATCTCTGTTTTACTGACCATTACTCTGTCGCTATTGATCACTCGGATTGCCGCTGAAGCATTGACCTTGACTGGGCTATCTCGTGAGGCGGCTAAATTTCAAGCCCATTCTGCCATCACAGGTTCGGGTTTCACGACAAGTGAATCTGAGCTGGTGGTTGCTCACCCTGTACGCCGCCGTATTTTGATGTGGCTGATGTTGCTGGGTAATGCTGGGCTGATTACGGTGATTTCTTCACTGGTGTTGACGTTTATTAATGTGGCAGGGCCGCAAGAGTGGCTGCCTCGGCTGGGGTTGCTTTTGTTGGGAATTGCGGTACTGTGGGTGCTGTCAACGAATCGCTGGGTCAGTCGTTTGCTCTCGCATTGGGTGGAGTGGGCGCTCCGGCGTTGGACCCATTTAGACGTGCGAGATTATGCCAGCCTGCTGCGCCTTGCGGAAGATTATGGGGTGATCGAACTACAAATTGACCCCGACGATTGGCTGGCAGACAAGCCGTTGCAGGAAACGGATCTGTATCAGGAGGGGATGCTGGTGCTAGGAATCCAACGGTCTGATGGAACATATATTGGGGCACCTCAGGGTTCGACGGTGATTCATCCTGGAGATGTGGTGATTTTGTATGGTCGCCTAGATGCCTTCAGTGAGTTAGATTCTCGAAAAGCAGGGAGTGCGGGAGATCAGGCGCATCAGGAGGCGATCGCCCATTATCAAGAGCAGATCCGTTTAGCTGAGAGGGGGGTAGATCAGCCCCGCACTGTACCGTCGAGAGGTGGTCAGTGA
- a CDS encoding DUF4079 domain-containing protein, whose protein sequence is MIEIPAPLQPIVTFAHPVLMWVLFALTLYAMYLGIQTRRLRSLSGEEKKALIQAKVNIKHHQVGAFLLAFMVLGAIGGMAATYINNGKLFVGPHLLVGLAMTGLVAISASLTPFMQKGSEVARVLHMTLNMLLVGFFGWQAVTGLQIVQRILNAN, encoded by the coding sequence ATGATTGAAATTCCTGCCCCGCTTCAGCCTATTGTGACCTTTGCCCACCCAGTTTTAATGTGGGTGTTGTTTGCATTAACTCTCTACGCGATGTATTTAGGGATTCAAACGCGTCGCTTGCGCTCCCTTAGTGGGGAGGAGAAGAAGGCACTGATTCAAGCCAAGGTGAATATTAAGCATCACCAAGTCGGTGCATTTTTACTGGCGTTTATGGTGTTGGGAGCGATTGGAGGCATGGCGGCTACCTACATCAATAACGGTAAGCTCTTTGTGGGGCCTCACTTACTTGTTGGCTTGGCAATGACAGGGTTGGTGGCCATTTCTGCTAGCTTGACTCCCTTCATGCAAAAAGGCAGTGAAGTGGCGCGGGTGCTGCACATGACCCTCAATATGTTGCTAGTGGGGTTCTTTGGTTGGCAGGCTGTGACTGGGCTACAAATTGTCCAGCGAATTCTGAACGCCAATTAG
- a CDS encoding ABC transporter ATP-binding protein, whose translation MTTLSLTTPTATAVQLTNLRKLFGHFPAIEEVSLRVHDGEILGLLGPSGCGKTTLLRLIAGLDTPDQGTITIGDRCVTAPGLFVPPEQRSLGMVFQDFALFPHLTVAENIAFGLQQHRFSKKQIQERVMAILSLVHLQGMEKRYPHELSGGQQQRVALARAIAPQPAVILLDEPLSNLDAQVRLQLREELRTILKASGTTAIFVTHDQEEALSLSDRLAVMRQGRLEQVGTPEEIYCQPASRFVAGFISQANFLSACAQGSHVLTDIGTFPLLEAAPAVQGELMIREEDVMLQPHPPSETTLIVRDRQFLGREYRYCVQAPSGKELHARLPVNVVIPVGATVALTAPAEAVRFFPKET comes from the coding sequence ATGACAACCCTTTCCCTGACAACTCCGACCGCTACAGCTGTACAGCTGACAAATTTGCGTAAACTCTTTGGCCATTTTCCAGCCATTGAAGAGGTTAGCCTGAGGGTGCACGATGGTGAAATTCTGGGGTTATTGGGGCCGTCTGGCTGTGGTAAAACCACGCTGCTGCGACTCATTGCTGGCCTAGATACGCCCGATCAGGGCACAATTACGATTGGCGATCGCTGTGTTACGGCCCCAGGCCTATTTGTGCCACCGGAGCAGCGCTCCTTGGGGATGGTTTTTCAGGACTTTGCTCTGTTTCCCCACCTTACGGTTGCTGAAAATATTGCCTTTGGTTTGCAACAACATCGTTTTAGTAAAAAGCAAATTCAAGAACGGGTGATGGCAATTCTGTCCTTAGTTCATTTGCAGGGGATGGAAAAGCGATACCCTCACGAACTGTCGGGGGGACAGCAACAGCGGGTCGCATTAGCACGGGCGATCGCTCCCCAGCCTGCGGTGATTTTATTGGATGAACCCCTGAGTAACTTAGATGCTCAAGTTCGGCTACAGCTACGGGAGGAATTGCGTACGATTCTCAAGGCCTCCGGTACCACAGCCATTTTTGTTACCCATGATCAAGAGGAAGCCCTGAGCCTCTCGGATCGATTAGCTGTTATGCGCCAAGGTCGCCTAGAACAGGTGGGTACCCCTGAAGAGATTTATTGTCAGCCCGCTTCACGGTTTGTAGCAGGGTTTATTAGCCAAGCCAACTTTCTATCCGCCTGTGCCCAAGGTAGCCATGTCCTCACTGATATTGGCACATTCCCCCTCCTAGAGGCTGCTCCAGCCGTACAGGGTGAACTCATGATTCGCGAAGAAGATGTCATGCTCCAGCCACACCCCCCCTCAGAAACCACCTTAATTGTTCGCGATCGCCAGTTCCTAGGGCGCGAATACCGCTACTGTGTGCAGGCACCGTCGGGCAAAGAACTCCATGCCCGCCTACCCGTGAATGTAGTGATTCCTGTTGGTGCCACGGTGGCCTTAACCGCTCCTGCAGAGGCTGTGCGCTTTTTTCCCAAAGAGACCTGA
- the ndhO gene encoding photosynthetic/respiratory NAD(P)H-quinone oxidoreductase subunit O, whose product MAIKKGDFVKVIAEKLTNSLEALASDRRYPPYLFEGRGEVVDIRGEYAQIKFPVPTPTVWLKLEQLEVSQ is encoded by the coding sequence ATGGCCATCAAAAAAGGAGATTTTGTTAAGGTTATTGCTGAAAAACTGACCAACAGTTTGGAGGCGCTTGCTAGCGATCGCCGCTATCCGCCATACCTGTTTGAAGGGCGTGGCGAAGTGGTGGATATTCGCGGTGAGTATGCCCAAATTAAGTTTCCCGTGCCTACCCCGACCGTTTGGCTAAAGCTTGAGCAACTCGAAGTGAGCCAGTAA
- the mdh gene encoding malate dehydrogenase, translating into MSSRVAVLGAGNVGSALAQRLAEGNIADVVLLDVIAGRPQGLALDLTQSRLIQGHDRQILGTTDYNDIHHVDVVVITAGFPRKQGMSRDDLLKLNGNLIQDITRQAVAVAPDAVYVVVTNPLDVMTHVAWQVSGLPPQKVMGMAGVLDAARFAAFIALELNISVKDIRAMVLGGHGDLMVPLPRYSSVSGIPITELLPAATIDRLIQRTRHGGAEIVNLLQTGSAFYTPAAAAALMVEAILSNQARLLPVCAYVEQAYNLRGMYVGVPARIDRQGVAQIVELSLTESELQALHASAYAVQGVIAATQSLLN; encoded by the coding sequence ATGTCTAGCCGCGTGGCCGTCCTCGGTGCCGGAAATGTCGGCAGTGCCCTTGCCCAACGACTTGCAGAGGGAAATATTGCTGATGTTGTCCTGCTAGATGTGATTGCTGGGCGCCCCCAAGGGCTTGCCCTTGATCTCACCCAATCGCGGCTTATTCAAGGACACGATCGCCAGATTCTAGGCACAACAGACTATAACGACATTCATCATGTTGATGTTGTAGTCATTACCGCTGGGTTCCCCCGCAAACAGGGGATGAGCCGCGACGACTTGCTAAAGCTCAACGGCAATCTGATCCAAGACATTACTCGCCAAGCTGTTGCCGTTGCCCCAGATGCAGTCTATGTCGTGGTTACCAATCCCCTTGATGTCATGACCCATGTGGCATGGCAGGTGAGTGGGCTACCCCCTCAGAAAGTCATGGGAATGGCAGGGGTATTAGATGCCGCCCGCTTTGCCGCGTTTATCGCCCTTGAGCTAAACATTTCTGTTAAAGATATTCGCGCCATGGTATTGGGGGGGCATGGCGACTTGATGGTACCCTTGCCGCGCTATTCCAGTGTTAGCGGCATTCCCATTACTGAACTGCTCCCTGCCGCCACCATCGATAGACTCATTCAACGCACGCGTCATGGTGGCGCCGAAATTGTCAACTTGCTGCAAACTGGCAGTGCCTTTTATACCCCCGCCGCTGCCGCTGCCCTAATGGTAGAAGCAATTCTCTCGAACCAAGCGCGATTATTGCCCGTGTGTGCCTACGTTGAACAGGCCTACAATCTCAGGGGGATGTATGTTGGGGTGCCAGCGCGCATTGACCGCCAAGGGGTCGCGCAAATTGTTGAATTGTCTTTGACAGAGAGTGAATTACAGGCATTACACGCCTCAGCCTATGCCGTCCAAGGCGTCATTGCCGCTACCCAAAGCCTGCTGAATTGA
- a CDS encoding RuBisCO accumulation factor 1 gives MSHDLDSQTAQLLQRLRRKEGTWQDWGQGCQHLQKAGHSPQAIFEATGIEPIHQNQLIIAVQVAQSLRAGNASPSVLAYFQERGSDLLYELRVLSQRDRVAAATLIVEKQLDGATVHEVCRALKTMSYQKGESEDFTDTLGDRIGHYYWQLARQQRDLAQRSRLIAQGFRFVDSEKGRRALETLLTDLTVVSATPQPRLPLYRLETAEELPYLIPVAGCAPLTAAALTAVPALKPTGAFSLVDVERPLTVVALPGWQVLLNAVDPVALLWPVAELPAELPSSDNLIPITQVLLIVDRGRQEWQGDRYLLIEETTAEPLRLAWYPQAPSAPILGQLLLVLRPAQILDNTVNRELWLLEE, from the coding sequence ATGAGTCACGATCTTGATTCCCAGACCGCACAATTGCTGCAACGGCTGCGCCGCAAAGAAGGAACGTGGCAAGATTGGGGGCAAGGGTGCCAACACCTCCAGAAAGCTGGCCATTCGCCACAGGCTATTTTTGAAGCGACCGGTATTGAGCCAATTCACCAAAACCAGCTCATCATTGCCGTCCAAGTGGCGCAAAGCCTACGTGCTGGCAATGCCTCCCCTTCAGTGCTGGCCTACTTCCAAGAGCGCGGTAGTGATCTGCTTTACGAGTTACGGGTACTGTCCCAACGCGATCGCGTTGCGGCAGCAACCCTGATTGTTGAAAAGCAACTTGATGGAGCCACTGTCCATGAGGTGTGCCGCGCCCTCAAAACCATGAGCTACCAAAAGGGTGAGAGCGAAGACTTTACAGATACCCTAGGCGATCGCATTGGTCACTATTATTGGCAGTTGGCACGGCAACAGCGAGATTTAGCCCAGCGATCGCGCCTCATTGCCCAAGGCTTCCGGTTTGTGGACTCAGAGAAAGGTCGCCGCGCCCTTGAAACCCTCCTCACCGACTTGACAGTGGTGTCTGCCACCCCCCAGCCCCGCTTGCCGCTCTATCGCCTAGAGACTGCCGAAGAGTTACCTTACCTGATTCCTGTGGCTGGTTGTGCCCCTCTGACCGCGGCAGCCCTGACCGCGGTTCCAGCCCTCAAGCCCACAGGGGCATTTTCACTGGTCGATGTTGAGCGCCCTCTCACCGTGGTTGCCTTACCTGGGTGGCAAGTGCTCTTAAATGCCGTTGATCCGGTTGCCCTACTGTGGCCGGTGGCGGAGTTGCCCGCAGAACTACCCAGTAGCGACAATCTGATCCCCATCACCCAAGTTTTACTGATTGTGGATCGGGGACGACAGGAGTGGCAGGGCGATCGCTACCTCCTCATCGAAGAGACTACCGCAGAGCCACTGCGCCTAGCCTGGTATCCTCAGGCTCCTAGCGCTCCCATTCTTGGCCAACTTCTCCTAGTGTTACGGCCAGCGCAAATCCTAGATAACACGGTGAACCGCGAACTATGGCTGCTCGAAGAGTAA